The following coding sequences lie in one Fusarium poae strain DAOMC 252244 chromosome 1, whole genome shotgun sequence genomic window:
- a CDS encoding hypothetical protein (TransMembrane:11 (i40-60o72-96i103-121o127-147i168-187o199-219i258-283o289-310i322-341o382-404i425-450o)): MSAVIDNSSDKDQPVKDGAQDVTEQSKPVSRFTRWYRSPLFNVIIVGLISFTQPGIWNALNNTGAGGQQEPYLVNGANSLTFGIMVFGCSLFSILANKIGLKWVLIIGTLGYAPYSAALYTNNRYGVEWFVLLGGATCGIGASALWASEGAIALGYGDVKDRGKFTGIWLGLRELGQLIGSSIQLSLNVGSEKRGRVGYTTYLVLIALQCLGLPLAFLISPPHKVIRPDGSKLPATKKNTSIAEQFRKWGALLKRKQFFLLIPMLVGFNWNSTYLGIYLVNYFSVRSRALASLTSGIAATAANIFWGWFFDLKYFSRPQLARFTWAFLAITMTALFGWQFAMEMEYRNANPPVTLDWAHPGFGRGFAVQVLLRFMNESHYMFVYWIIGTFFLDVETLTLAVGLVRSFESLGSCLAFGVGAAKVPSLTNLIVAFAMFCISLPSTSFAVFLVPERPAENALDKPEEEEQNSS; this comes from the exons ATGTCTGCCGTGATAGACAACAGCAGCGATAAAGACCAACCGGTCAAGGATGGTGCCCAAGATGTTACAGAGCAGTCAAAGCCTGTATCTCGCTTCACACGCTGGTATCGAAGTCCTCTATTCAACGTTATCATTGTTGGATTGATTTCATTCACGCAACCAGGAATCTGGAATGCCCTCAACA ACACCGGTGCTGGAGGCCAGCAAGAGCCATACCTCGTCAATGGAGCCAACTCACTTACATTCGGCATCATGGTCTTTGGATGTTCACTTTTCAGTATCCTCGCCAACAAAATTGGTCTAAAATGGGTTCTCATCATCGGTACTCTCGGGTACGCGCCTTATTCCGCTGCGCTTTACACCAACAACCGATATGGAGTTGAGTGGTTTGTTTTGCTCGGTGGTGCTACTTGTGGTATCGGAGCTTCTGCTTTGTGGGCTTCTGAAGGTGCCATCGCTTTGGGATACGGCGATGTCAAGGATCGTGGAAAATTCA CTGGAATTTGGCTTGGTCTGCGAGAACTCGGTCAACTCATCGGTTCTTCCATTCAACTCTCCCTCAACGTTGGCTCTGAGAAGCGTGGTCGAGTTGGATACACCACATACCTCGTCCTAATTGCTCTCCAATGTCTCGGCCTTCCTCTCGCTTTTCTCATTTCGCCTCCTCACAAAGTCATCCGACCCGATGGCTCCAAACTTCCAGCTACCAAGAAGAACACGAGCATCGCAGAACAATTCCGAAAATGGGGCGCTCTCCTCAAGCGCAAGCagttcttcctcctcatcccCATGCTGGTCGGTTTCAACTGGAACAGCACTTATCTCGGCATTTACCTTGTCAACTACTTTTCCGTTCGATCTCGAGCTTTGGCGTCGTTGACATCTGGTATCGCTGCTACTGCTGCCAATATCTTTTGGGGATGGTTCTTTGATCTCAAGTATTTTAGCCGACCTCAGCTTGCGCGCTTCACTTGGGCTTTCCTGGCCATTACCATGACTGCGCTATTCGGATGGCAGTTTGCTATGGAGATGGAGTATCGCAATGCTAACCCTCCCGTCACTCTGGACTGGGCTCATCCTGGATTCGGACGTGGATTCGCCGTTCAAGTTCTCCTTCG GTTCATGAACGAATCCCATTACATGTTTGTGTACTGGATTATTGGAACCTTCTTCCTAGATGTCGAGACCTTGACTTTGGCTGTCGGTCTTGTCCGATCCTTCGAGTCCCTTGGATCATGCTTGGCTTTCGGAGTTGGCGCTGCCAAGGTCCCATCTCTTACCAACCTCATTGTTGCATTTGCCATGTTCTGCATTTCACTGCCTTCGACATCGTTTGCAGTGTTCCTAGTTCCCGAACGCCCAGCCGAAAATGCCCTGGATAAgccagaagaggaggagcaaAATAGTTCTTAG